The proteins below come from a single Vitis vinifera cultivar Pinot Noir 40024 chromosome 9, ASM3070453v1 genomic window:
- the LOC104880222 gene encoding uncharacterized protein LOC104880222 has protein sequence MRTFTKNHELLRPAITRFATAFLTLQSLYKQKQALIAMFSSEKWCSSTWAKKVEGVKTRSTVLFDPNFWPHVAFCIKTTVPLVSVLREVDSEERPAMGYIYELMDSAKEKIAFNCRGVERKYGPIWRKIDARWTPQLHRPLHAAGYYLNPQLRYGDKFSNADEVRKGLFECMDRMLDYQERLKADIQLDSYDQAMGEFGSRIAIDSRTLRSPTSWWMRFGGSTPELQKFAIRVLSLTCSASGCERNWSTFESIHTKKRNRLEHQRLNALVYVRYNTRLRERSLQRKQNVDPILVEEIDSDDEWIAEKEDPLLPLDLCWLQDDELFSVDAIRAVSSNSQETETSSDHMVSSHSYKRKYNEVPSTSGGKGKEKELNLTPIDEDEDLHEMGIHDSGHFPTIDTLDEDDDDLEDEDLS, from the exons atgagaacatttacaaaaaatcatgaacttCTTCGTCCAGCAATTACACGATTTGCTACTGCATTTCTTACTCTCCAAAGTCTTTATAAGCAAAAGCAAGCTCTTATAGCAATGTTCTCATCAGAAAAATGGTGTTCAAGCACATGGGCTAAAAAGGTAGAAGGTGTGAAAACTCGAAGTACAGTGttgtttgatccaaatttttggcCTCATGTTGCTTTTTGCATAAAGACCACTGTTCCATTAGTTAGTGTCTTGAGAGAGGTTGATTCAGAGGAAAGACCAGCCATgggttatatttatgagttgatgGATTCAGCTAAGGAGAAGATTGCATTTAATTGTCGGGGTGTGGAGAGAAAATATGgcccaatttggagaaaaattgacGCAAGATGGACTCCGCAACTTCATCGACCTTTACATGCAGCGGGTTATTATCTTAATCCTCAATTGCGGTATGGAGATAAGTTCTCTAATGCTGATGAGGTGAGGAAGggattatttgaatgcatggatAGGATGTTGGATTATCAAGAACGTTTAAAAGCTGACATTCAGTTGGACTCATATGACCAAGCAATGGGTGAATTTGGGAGTCgtattgcaattgattctcgaACATTAAGAAGTCCTACAAGTTGGTGGATGCGTTTTGGGGGTTCAACACCGGAGTTGCAAAAGTTTGCTATTCGAGTCCTTAGCCTTACTTGTAGTGCTTCgggatgtgaaagaaattggagcacatttgagtcg atccatacaaaaaaaagaaatagacttGAACATCAAAGGTTGAATGCTCTAGTGTATGTAAGATACAACACTAGATTGAGAGAGCGAAGtctacaaaggaaacaaaatgttgatcCGATTTTGGTAGAGGAGATTGATTCGGATGATGAATGGATTGCGGAGAAAGAAGATCCCCTCCTCCCCCTTGATCTTTGTTGGCTTCAAGATGATGAGTTATTCAGTGTTGATGCCATTAGAGCTGTGTCATCCAACTCCCAAGAGACTGAAACATCATCGGATCACATGGTTTCTTCACATTCCTACAAAAGGAAATATAATGAAGTACCAA GTACAAGTGGAGGCAAAGGCAAAGAGAAGGAGTTGAATTTGACAccaattgatgaagatgaagatttacATGAAATGGGGATACATGATAGTGGACATTTTCCTACTATTGATACattggatgaggatgatgatgaccttGAGGATGAGGATTTAAGTTGA